In a genomic window of Bacillus rossius redtenbacheri isolate Brsri chromosome 4 unlocalized genomic scaffold, Brsri_v3 Brsri_v3_scf4_2, whole genome shotgun sequence:
- the LOC134541769 gene encoding TBC1 domain family member 15, whose product MSETDEQGKDLYSHHGVLVKTNHPNREEDSQCSGTLSIVDYSFGKCIEWKPTDDSVDSEMNDQEWAMVNTHGRRVRTLSECQSRPRPIRIEMSDLKSFRVTRNSQQISLMQRDGTTHSSFFFQHANADSFVGALKANVKIAKSKKDKHLYIVLDQPESRVLDRSFAELDLFTENTSDVVWKFVRNLHHRPYETTLEAFSKLTDIWLYKQPEQRLMEREVAELLNRSLTLDETEASVAGEDYAVIRIRGGPALPPRPPCPRGPPLSVDQWARCLDEEGRVPDPDRVKDIIFRGGVSASLRYEVWKFLLGYFPWGSTHAERQQLRKRRVEEYFQMKLQWRSMTPAQEQRFSDYRERKSLIEKDVYRTDRTIPFFAGDNNPNLQLLSDILMTYVMYNFDLGYVQGMSDLLSPILCLMTNEVDAFWCFVGFMDKVSSNFELDQAGIKLQLTQLFGLLGAAEPELAAYLEQHESGNMFFCFRWLLVLFKREFSHQDIMRLWEVLWTDLPCQNFHLLICVAILDTEKNILMENGYGFTEILKHINDLSLHIDLDSSLSKAEGMYRQLTAAAKLPDPVRRIVGLEPLGEPSPEPEAAANGVDGNHSCPAAAVSAATDPEDAAFERSLSFNYL is encoded by the exons ATGAGTGAAACAGACGAGCAAGGAAAG GATTTGTACAGTCACCACGGTGTGCTCGTGAAAACTAATCATCCAAACAGGGAAGAAGACTCGCAGTGTTCCGGCACCCTCAGCATCGTTGATTAT AGCTTTGGTAAATGCATAGAATGGAAGCCGACCGACGATTCAGTGGATTCAGAAATGAACGACCAGGAGTGGGCGATGGTGAATACGCATGGACGGAGAGTTCGGACACTGAGTG AGTGTCAAAGCCGCCCACGGCCGATTCGTATCGAGATGTCGGATCTGAAGAGTTTCCGGGTGACGAGGAACAGCCAGCAGATTTCGCTGATGCAGCGAGACGGGACCACTCACAGCTCTTTTTTCTTCCAACATGCAAATGCAGATTCATTTGTGGGAGCTCTGAAGGCAAATGTCAAGATTGCCAA GTCGAAGAAAGATAAGCATCTCTATATAGTCCTAGACCAGCCAGAATCTCGCGTGCTGGATCGATCGTTTGCTGAGCTCGATCTGTTCACGGAAAACACCTCGGATGTGGTCTGGAAGTTTGTTCGTAACCTCCACCACCGCCCGTACGAAACAACCCTGGAAGCTTTCTCCAAACTCACAGACATTTGGT TGTACAAGCAGCCGGAGCAGCGCCTCATGGAGCGGGAGGTGGCGGAGCTGCTGAACCGCAGCCTCACCCTGGACGAGACGGAGGCCAGCGTCGCCGGGGAGGACTACGCGGTCATCAGGATCCGCGGGGGCCCCGCGCTGCCCCCGCGGCCCCCTTGCCCCCGCGGTCCCCCGCTGTCCGTGGACCAGTGGGCGCGGTGCCTGGACGAGGAAGGCCGCGTGCCGGACCCCGACCGCGTCAAGGACATCATCTTCCGCGGG GGGGTGAGCGCCAGCCTGAGGTACGAGGTGTGGAAGTTCCTGCTGGGCTACTTCCCGTGGGGCTCCACGCACGCCGAGCGTCAGCAGCTGCGCAAGAGGAGGGTCGAGGAGTACTTCCAGATGAAGCTGCAGTGGCGCAGCATGACGCCCGCCCAGGAGCAGCGCTTCTCCGACTACCGCGAGAGGAAGAGTCTCATCG AAAAGGACGTCTACAGGACGGACCGCACCATCCCGTTCTTCGCTGGCGACAACAACCCTAACCTGCAGCTGTTGTCGGACATTCTGATGACGTATGTCATGTACAACTTCGATCTCGGCTACGTGCAGGGCATGAGTGACCTTCTTTCTCCCATACTGTGCCTCATGACGAATGAAGTGGACGCGTTCTGGTGTTTCGTTGGCTTCATGGACAAAGTG AGCAGCAACTTTGAGCTGGACCAGGCGGGCATCAAGCTGCAGCTGACGCAGCTGTTCGGGCTGCTGGGGGCCGCCGAGCCGGAGCTGGCTGCCTACCTGGAGCAGCACGAGTCGGGCAACATGTTCTTCTGCTTCCGCTGGCTGCTCGTGCTCTTCAAGCGGGAGTTCTCGCACCAGGACATCATGAGGCTGTGGGAG GTTCTATGGACTGACTTACCTTGCCAAAATTTTCACCTACTCATCTGCGTAGCGATCCTGGACACAGAGAAGAACATACTAATGGAAAACGGCTACGGTTTCACGGAAATACTGAAG CACATCAACGACCTGTCGCTGCACATAGACCTGGACAGCTCGCTGAGCAAGGCGGAGGGGATGTACCGCCAGCTGACGGCCGCCGCGAAGCTGCCCGACCCAGTGAGGCGGATCGTCGGCCTGGAGCCGCTGGGAGAGCCCTCGCCCGAGCCGGAGGCGGCAGCCAATGGCGTGGACGGGAACCACTCCTGCCCGGCGGCCGCCGTCTCCGCGGCGACCGACCCCGAGGACGCAGCCTTCGAGCGGTCGCTCAGCTTCAACTACCTGTAG